Genomic segment of Arachis stenosperma cultivar V10309 chromosome 4, arast.V10309.gnm1.PFL2, whole genome shotgun sequence:
ttagtgtttacgagtcattttttatttttacttttttgtcCAATGAAAACCTACATTCTCCTTCAGAATTTATATACctatttatgaaaaataatgAATTGACTATTgagaataattatttttatatttatgcaagatataattaatatttcatattttcaatttatttttttggggGGTTTATATAGTTTCTCATGATAACAAAATAAGTTTAATTGATTAGTTCTCCAAAGTATAAGCAGATAGATTAACATATACACAACAGTAAAGAACAAGGTATGTTGCTTCACAAGCTATTCCATGCCAAGAATCATTCCTTCCTTAGCTTCAACTCCAAAAGTGAAGATTCAATCTCCCACTTCTTTATTTTCCCCACAAACCTTGATCTCTTCGATGTTTGAATTCATCAATAATATTGCATACTTGATTGCCCTTTTGATCTAGGAATTCCCAAAATacaacatcatcatcataagGAACAACATGAGTTTCTTAGGAGGAATGAGATTTAAAGGTCATTCATCTATCTCTTTTAATTTCCtttcatttattttactttctttaatttgttttgtATAACAATACATGACACCTTGAAAATTTTATACATACAAGTATATAATCTAAATCAGTGATAGATATTAaatggtttaattactctgtaaatctttataattttactaaatttataattagattttatattttttttttcttttcaattaggtctctaCACTGTTTTAAcattgtaattaaatttttttcatgtaaaaaatgttaaaattaacagaatatttttttcaaaaaatatacgATCAAAGATCTAATTAACTTAGATTCTTAATTATAGATATCTTTAATTTATGAAAatatattcaattaattaactctaatattttttatattagaaagaatctaatatcaaaattaaaaatagtataagaaccaaattgaaataagaaaaatataaaaatttaattaaaaatttaataaaattataaagactaacataataattaaaccatattaaattatgaaaatactaatcaatttgcaaagcatgcaacagatatatatcataaataatggtttttttgtattatattatatactaaataataaatattagtgGTTTTCAGAGTTGTCAACAAGCCAGATATTGAGTTTGATAACAGATAGATTCTATGACCAAATTGTTGAGAGAGATATCAAGGACTTCCCTGGATTCCACCTTGCAATTCTTGATATCTTCCGGTAATATAATTAAGCATAtatagcatatatatatataccatgCATATATAATTCTAATAATGAAGCTTAATCCTAAAATATAATGCATGTACTATAGTTTTGAAATAATAATACAcattaatttctttccattaTTGTGTTGTTTTTGCCAAAAGTTTTTTAACCCCAGAAAAGTTTCCCTTTTTTTACATATTACCTATATATTTGGTTAGTTTTGTAAACTCGTATATcatatactaattaattaaatttgtacgctttttttttattattattctaaaccttttgttttattttttcagCACTATCAACGCAGCCTTACCCGGTAAACACTATGATGTTCCTTCCCAAGACCTTGTAAAGGTTAGTTCTTAGGCCATTTgtattagaaaacaaaaaactgggtatatattaaaattaatcattatatatttgtatataaatatatattttttaataataattaattttagaataCAACTAGTTTCgttgaataaaataatttaaaatgaaGAGTTCAATTTAGTAAAGGATGATGCTAAGTAattaatgatttttttgaaCAACATAAATAactactaattaaataaaaatatactacacCTTTAAATTAtctatctaaattttaatattagaataattatcCACACATCTAGTAAAATAAACATCTCATATTTatctacctatacttttcctttaGTAAAATGAAAAAGTAAGTGACCCTTTAATTAGtattaaatttgtaatattAATGTTGCGtacaaagaaaagggatgagcgttttattttgaatttcttgaatGAAACCTTCCTTAACTTTCACTTAGCTTTCACCgatttaaaaagaaattatttttagaatttaattttgatgcactgtaACTATTTTGTATACGTATATATAATTATCCAAAAAACAGTTATGATTGTAAAATGTTTTATAATATcaatgcattaaaattaaattcattaatgAATAATAGAAATTATGAAACTTTGTtttttttcaggatttgttcGAGAGTTGGAATGCAAAAGCaaatgaaaaagaaaggaaggaagtaTTGAGTTCATTCATGAAAAAGAATGTAAAGATAAACAAAGTAGATGAGTCAATGATAATAACAGCAATAGTAGCACCACCAGCAGCCATGGTTGTGAAGAGAACAGGACAAACATTGCCACAACTTAAACTCATGAAATCAGTGCCTGATGTTGTTTTTGTTCCATCATTCACCGTTGTGGCACTCATTGCTGTCAAGATCGCAAGAATGTTGTTCATGAAAAAGACaataccaccaccaccaccaaagGAAGAACAACCTCAAGAGGAACATCATCGTCCATCTCCAACTAGTAGACAAGTCTCAACTCAACCAGCTGCTGATGATAAAtctcataataataataataataataataataataaaaaatgcaaCTGGCTGTTATTGTGAAGAGTGCGGAATTGTGCATCGCTGAGTTATTTTAACATTTGAATGTGTTCTTGGTGTTATGATTTCATGATATGAAAGGATGAGGTATAGTTTCGTGTGTTACAAATGGAAGAGGGTTGTGATTATTTTAATCAAGTAAAATTATGTTTTATGTAATTAAGTGCATATGCTTAGGTAAATGTAATactatatttctttttttttctaagtcagaatttttatttattggaataaaatgtaaaaatttGATCTAAATAGGACATCAGAACAAAGAAAATGGTATATCAATCACCATATGAAGTTGATACTTGAAAGTTGTTAGATGATTTAATTGATctaactaaattttcatctagcggctctcaagtatcaacttcaggtgaagtcgactgcacctagTCGAGTTTTCACCTtaattttaatatctaaaggataATAAAATACGTGTTCACAGTAGAAGATTTAGAGATTGCATCGTCCCACTGAAGCGATAGATCTTCTATTAATCTTTTCATTGCCAAGGTAATTTTAACGCTCATCACCACTTTGTCCTCAAAGATTCTTTGGTTTCTCGTATTCCAGATTTTTTAGAGAGTAGCAGCAAAGAgacttttcttttgtttttcaatcgAGTCATTTTTAAGTCTTTAAACCATATTTCTTtactattttcaaaaatttgagttatcACCAGGCAATATGAACTTCAATTTTATTCCAGATTTGTTGGGacttcatttttttcttctgctgcaATACTATATTCTATGTTATTTgatgtaaaaataattttttatcatttttaatacTTATATTATCTTTATGTGTAATacattgttattgaaaatatagatattttttatttatatgaaataaaattttttaaaattaatattaaataaacttgatttttattattagaaagaGATAAGCTTAAAATTAGATAgcctaattttaatattataagttttttatttttttattttgtgaaaacTAAAATTGGAGGGTCGATccaattttaattaaaaaattcaaaaaacgtAAATTATCAGAAggtttactttttttttttgtgaaaaaattAAGTAACACAAATAGCTATGTCCGATTTATGCTAGGACCATTTACCTAGTGAGAAATCAGTGCCTCCAATTTTAGAATTTCAGAATGGGATAAAGCATCTAAGAACAACTCTAATGGGTAAGAAGTTGTGACACAAATAGAAATTTACAGTTGAAGAGATAAGAGAATGAGTTTCTATATAGTTTTTGAGAAGGAAGAATCTTTTTGAATGGAGACTCATATTCAATATTCACTAGTAATAACTTACCACTTGATaagttattataaaaataattatataaaatttaaaataattaaataattatattaaataattaaataataattaaatcagtaataattataataaataattatatttttatttaattaataatttatattaattatttaaataataattaattaaataattaaatcataattaatttattaataattataataattaattaaattaaagaattaaatttttatttatttatattaaaaaattaaatttaatatattatatattattgttacatatgaatttttttaatattaatattttttaatagtaaattatttttaaatttataaatttaaataatattattaaaaaaaataattacattagttttaagtattttaattaattaattaagtaggACCACAACAGGGATTAAAGTTAGTTTCTCCTAATGGAAAAGAAAGAGATGTTTTCAGTTTCTATTTACTGTTTATGACGCAAAAACTGATATGGAATTACTTTTTATGATAGGTGGGTCGTAAATAAGGATTTGGATGAGTTTTCTATTGAGATGGTCTAAAATTTTAGGCTTTTAAAATGATATATgtaataaaaaatcaataaataaataaatccattcacttatttgaaatttttttttttacacattttcactgttatttttcttttctatatatTAATATCATTTATTATCATCAACCACCCTTGTCGACTATTATGGGGTCATCACTAGCCAtcctaaattttaaatcataaatcataaattataaactctaaattataaattttaaataataagcTATAAATTCTctaaatctaaattttaaattctaaatcattaatcttaaattatatatcataaaTCAATTTtgtcatattttatttttaaatattctttttacttaaattttgaatttttattttttaattttaaatttttgttatattaatttattttcaattatttactaatttttaaatcaattgactaaattaatatttgtaaTGACTCcctcaaatcttttcaaaatcaaaatatccATAAACTTGTGCATAGGTTTAAGATTTCCCGGTGACAGCACTTGTTTCTGTTTTCAACAGTAAACTATAAAGGGCGCGAGCCACCCTCTGTAACTGTAACACGCAAACGATGTCAAAACAGCAACGGTTCCTTTGGACCGCCGCCGAAAGAAAATGCCTTTACATTCTCCAACGGAACACTACCACCTTCTCCACACTCCTACAAATCCACGCTTTCATTCTCCGACATTCCCTCCACCACAACCTCAACCTCCTCGCCAAGTTCATCACCACCTGCTCCTCCCTCGCCGCTGCCACCGCCTCCCTTTCCCGCCGCCATGCCATAGTCCACCTCGCTCGCCGTTTCTTCGACCACACACCCCACAACCGCGACGAGTTCCTATTTAACACAATGATCAGTACCCACTTTGCAATTCGCCAACTTGTTGAGCCTTTCGCTCTCTATAGGGACTTTGCTAGAACCAGAGGTCTTGGATTTGAACCCGGTGGATATACCTTCACCGCAATGGTGAAGGGTTGTACCGCGTGTTCGGCGAAGAAGGAGGGAGTACAGGTTCATGGGGTTGTTGCGAAGAACGGGTTTTTCTTGGACTTGTATGTGGCTACTGCGTTGGTTGATATGTATGTGAAATTTGGGGTTTTAGGAAGTGCTAGGaaggtgtttgatgaaatgtctgaGAGGAGTGTGGTTTCGTGGACTGCAGTTATTGCTGGATATGTGAGGTGTGGGGATATGAGTGAGGCTAGGAAGCTTTTTTATGAGATGCCTGAGAAAGATTCTGCAGCTGTTAATGTGATGATTGATGGGTATGTGAAGTTGGGCTGTATGGATTTGGCTAAGGATTTGTTTGAAAAGATGGGTGATAAGAATGTGATTTCTTGGACTAGTATGATTTCTGGTTATTGCCATAATGGTGATGTTGAGTCAGCTAGATTGATGTTTGATCTCATGCCGGATAAGAATTTGTTCACTTGGAACGCGATGATTGGGGGGTATTGCTGGAACAAGCGTCCCCATGAGGCATTGAGGTTGTTTCATGAGATGCAGTCGAGTGCAGTGGTGGAACCGAATGAAGTGACACTGGTAAGCATTCTTCCTGCTATTGCCGATTTGGGTGCTTTGGATTTGGGTGGCTGGGTTCATAAGTTTGCCCAAAGGAGGAATCTTGATAGATATGCTAATGTCCGCACTGCCCTCATCGATATGTACGCAAAATGCGGTGAGATCAAAAAGGCAAAATTGCTTTTCATGGGGATGCCTGAGAAGGAAACATCTTCCTGGAATGCTTTGATTAATGGTTTTGCAGTTAATGGATGTGCAAAGGAAGCATTGGAGGCATTTGCAATGATGATGCACGAAGGTTTTGAACCAAACAAGATAACTATGATCGGTGTGTTATCTGCTTGCAGCCATTGTGGTTTGGTGGAGGATGGAAGAAAATGGTTCAAAGCAATGGAGAAATTCGGACTCACACCTCAGATTGAGCATTACGGTTGTATGGTTGATCTTCTAGGGAGGGCCGGATGCTTGGACGAGGCTGAGAAATTGATTTGTACCATGCCTTACGATGCAAATGAGATAATATTGAGTTCTTTTCTGTTTGCTTGTGGTTACTTTAACGATGTTACAAGGGCTGAGAGAGTGCTACAAGAGGCGGTGAAGTCGGGGAAGTGGTGTGTTGGAGACTATGTGATGCTGAGAAATTTGTATGCAACAGAGCAAAGGTGGAGAGATGTGGAGGATGTTAAACAAAGGATGAAGAAGGGAGGATCATACAAAGAGGTTGCCTGCAGTGTCATTGAAGTTGATGGTGGCTTTAGAGAGTTTATAGCTGGTAATAATTATTTGCATTCACATGTAGAAGATATTCAGTTAACCTTGGTGCAATTATGGGGACACATGAAAACTGAAATGACCTATTGAAATTTGAGATATGCTTTAGAGAACTAAAAGGAGGGGAGGTGAAAATGGAAGTAAAGAATTGAAAATGTGACAGGACAGACAAATAGTCCACTAAGTTGAGAACTGTAGCTCCTAATTTAACCAGGTTAAAGATTTGAAGAAAGCACAAGCACACATGAAATTTAATTGGAATATTATTTCTAAAGCTTGAGCTATTAACAACTATGTTATGTCCTGCCAAGTCTTTTTAAGTGACCACTGGCCAGATATGACCATTCCCATGGTAGAGTTGTGACAAAATTTTTTGGTGACTAGAGAGTTGTGACAAATGAATGGTGTCAAGTATTTTCTGCAAAGAATTATTTGGCTATGTTGAAAATTATGTTAATAGACAGATTCTTTTGGGGGTGAAGACGAGGACAGCTACTATAAGAGTATAGCGAATTCAATTTGATATCtttgtataaagaaaaatattttgtccACTTACTCTGTCTTCTGTCCTTATGTGCTGAGTTGATGCATATCTCTTTACTATTGGATAAGATGTAATCTTCATCTTATGCAAATCTCATATTTTGTCTAATAAGAAAGAGATACATATTCACCGAATGTTACAAAAagctaaaaataatatataaaataacagTTTAGAAAAATTATGATAATATTTTGCCTCGTTTTGGGTTCTGCAAATTTAGAGGAAATTTTAGATATCTAAATGCAAGATACTAACCATCATCAAAAGGAATGAGAGTTTGAATCTTCTGAGGTATAGAAACCTGAACAGTGCAAGTTTGATATGTGATAGTCCACTCTTTCGGTTTTATCACAATACTTTGGTAAATTTTATGGCTTACCGTATTCTATTAAATGTCATTGTCACTGCTTAAATAGTAAACCATACTTCATTGGGAGAATTACTAACAGCAGCAATGCAACATTGGAAGTTCAAACCAGGTGACATGGTCTCAACTCAAACAATATAAAGACATGCAATGATATAATAAATGACATGATGAATGCATAGAAGCATAGAAGCATAGAGCAAAATGAaagaaggggggggggggggggggggggggagacTTCATTGCTGAATAGAATATACTATATAGGACTCGCATATGATGAGTCATACACCTCATCTCTTGAAAAAGAATTCtccaataaattaaaataaaagctTCCTATCAAGAATATGGTAAGCTACACAAGTAATCATCCTGAAACCATTTCTTGAATTATGAAAAAGCATGTATAAACAAGAGCAGAATTTACACTGGAAGATTTCAGTCTTTTGTGCaaaattttttgagaaattCCCAGTTCCTCTATCTGCATTGCAAAATAATAACATTTTTGCAGATTCAGCTCAACCGAACTATCTCCGGCTCCTGCTCTTTGAGCCGGATTTCTTCTGCTTTCTCCTTTTGTTCCTAGGGGAACTTGACTTTGACGTAGAACATGCTTTCAAAGCAGATTTCCCATTATTTACAGTATTCCCAGTGGCCGAGTCAGGTTCTGAAACCTGAGCCagggaagtggatttctgtTCCTCATCTTGTCCCTTGGTTTTCCCCCCAAGCCGCTTTCTAGCGATTACAAGATCATACAACTTTTCATTAGCTGCCCGATCTTGTATGAGAACTTCGTCATCGCCCTACATTCAAGAAAACAAGTTACTATTATAGTTCTTGTTAACTcacaatttcaaaatataattaacgTCAGAGTATGGAGTTACAGAGATTACCATAACAAACATTCCAATATATAGCACAGCAGGTACATTGCAGGTCAAGAATATTCACATGTAAACATTATACTAAATGCGAGCAtttaaataatgataataatctTACAAACCATAACCAAGGAAATCCATTTGgggaaaaacaataaaaaaaaaaaaaagagaaggttCTATGCTTCAATATTCCATTATAAACTGGATAACAAGCTGAGAACAATGTTAAACTCGATGATAAAATTTATATGACATCTCAATTATTGTTAACTTCCTTCATGATGGTGGTATAACAGATCAGAGAACACCGTTATAAGTTTTTAACGTTAGCCAATGCAGTTGTTCATGACTAACATTTCACACGTTCACGACCAACATAAACTAAAATTTCATACGAAAATAAAAACTCACACTTTCCTGCAGACCCTCAACATGAGGCTGATTGGTTGTTTCGATAAATGGAGTTATCCCTTCACGAGTTGATGTATTTCCAGGCATAAGTACATCTTCCACGTGTAACTCAGATTTAATCTGAGAAGAACCATGAACAACACCAACTGGGAATATGTTTTCACTACCAGCAAAAGAAGCAACTTTACGATCCAAACTTTTAAGTCCATCAGAGGGCCCAACCATGCTCAGTTGAGTTACAGAACAGAACTTTCCTGGATTTTCACTAACCACATTGTCAATCCGAGTTCTCAATTTCTGAACTTGTAACTCTACTGTTGCGATCTTTTGAAATATGTCATCCAATGATTTATCAATATCTTCACGATCTACGGAATACCACATGTCACTAAATATGGACTCCTCAATGTTATCATCATTACCTCCTGATATCATTGACACAAcataaattgaaaatttataaTCTCATACATCAtggaattaattaatcaaaacttaTTTCATAATAATGTCATATAATAATTTGTTAATACACAGAGGAAACCCGTATATGTAATTCCTTCACATTGTTTGACTCACTTTAATGGTGAGATAGATTTGCTATTTACAGTTGTTTGATTCACTTTAATGGTGAGATAGATTTTGCTATTTacagttttttttaaaaaaagcaCTATGTATAATACTGCAAGTCTGCAACTCACTTATGGAAACACAACGAAGATCTTCCATACAAGAACCATCAGGGAGATCTTTGTTCTCTGGAAAATGAAAAAATAGGgagaaaaaattatataattatagaaGAGAAAAACATTGAGCAAAATAAATCAAGCAGAAAATGCATACCATAGTAGGAGAATATATTATGATTAGATACATAAGATGATAAATCAGATTCTTCAGCTCGCTTCCTTTTCTTCCTCCTCATAACTTTATTCCTATGAATGCCAGTAGATATAGGTATTGACTTGACATCAAAACCATCTACTGCATACTTTGAAAACTCAAGCTGTTTCTTATAATTGTATGATGCAAGTTCTCTTTGATATTTAACTTCCTGGGAATGAAGCTTTCTCATTTGCAATTCTAGCCACTTACAGCGCCACATAAGAGGGCGAATGAAGCTCCTCCAATGACTCGTAACCTTTTTCTTTCTGAATGTTTAATACTTAAGAGTGTAAGTTCAAACTTGTTATTGCAAGACATATGAGCAATTGACATTcttaaagaaaaaaacaaactGCAATTAACACACCAGAAACATACCTTATTAGAAGTGGTTCTCCCCAATCATCACCCATCGGTGATTCCATTTCATCATCACTCAGTCCTGAGCTGGAGTCAATCTCTTCACAAGATCCTGTGTCACCAAAAGAACTGGAACTGGAAAGCTCAGTGTCATTGCAATCCTCCGAGGCATCTTCCACCACCTTGCCGGAATTCATGCCACCAATCCCAATTATATTAACTTGTATGTCCTCCTCATTTCCAATGGTCATAGGAGTTTGTTCAATTCTTTTTCCAGGATGCAGAACCACAGTTTGTTCAGATACTGAAGATGTGGCGACAGGTATAGCTACACTCTCCTTACTAACTGCAGCTTGTACTTCTTGTAGTGCAGTTTCTTCATGCTTGCCATTTACATTCTCTGTAGGTATAACTATATTCTCCTTACTATCCACAACTTGAATCTCTAGTGGAACagcttcttcttgaatctctaGTGGAACAGCTTCTTCTGACTTTCCATTAACATTCTGCATAGGCATAGTTATGTTCTCCTTACTATCCACAACTTGTATCTCTTGTGGAACAGCTTCTTCTGACTTTCCATTAACATTCTGTGTAGGTATAGTTACGCTTTCCTTACTAATCAAAACTTGTACTTCTTTTGGAGCAGCTTCTCCTAACTTGACATTCACATTCACATTCTGCACTAAGTCCAGGCTCATCTTTCCGTCATGCAATCCTCCTTGCTCTTCAGATACCACGCAATGAGAATTTGTAATTGGAGCTGGAGGCATTCAGAAAATGCTGCTTTCTGTTTTCCCCTGTCTCAAATTCAACTACAGAAAATGCTGCTTTCTGATTTCCCGTGTctcaaaaattatttattcaatGTTTCCTTCACATCATCTTAAAAgggaaaaatattttaaaaattgagaTATTTTGCAACcatgaattttaaaaaataaaataaacagggaaaaaaaaaaaaaaacagtgtcctatttatttatttattttttgtaacaaaagcCACCCTTATGAACCCCCTCCCCAacttctgaaaaaaaaaaaaaaaaagaccacGCCCCATAAACAGAGTAAGCAAGCAAGCGCACACAGCCATATACATACtcttaaaaaatttcaaatgaatatacataacaaaaaataatccATGAAGGGGacccaaaaaaattttcaacacaATGCATTAATTAAAGAGACAgacagagaagaagaagaataaggataAGAAGAAGCACTTACTAAATATCTGTGAGTTTTCCAATAATTTTTCCTCGGTGCAGCGGGATTCTTGCTCAACGTGCCACTAATTTCCCAGTCCTTAAGCTTCCGCTTTGATTCTGAgctataaacaaaaaattaaaaagaaattgtAAAAACGTACTGTCTGAGTCTGAATTATAATATTAAGAAGAACAGAACAGCACCGATATAacatttgattaaaaaattactaaaattgtTAAATTATACTTTTGATTCTATTCATAGAACGCATTGTGCAACGGTGACGATGATGCAGTGGTTGATTTTTCCTTTTTAAATTTCAAGAATATAAATTCATAACCATCAAAACACGAAATTGAGGAAGAATCGTGCGAGTTTTTGTGGGAAAGAAAAAAACAGAACCTTTGGAGCTTGATGATCATATGCTACATCACACATCGCAGGGCACGaaggttcttcttcttcactctgTCACCGTCAACAGAAGAGAGTGACGTAAGCGTTTTTCTCTGATGAGCGATGACTGATCCTTCTTGCCATTGAATATGGCTTCAATTGTGATACTGCCACTTACTTGCTCCCCAATTTTATgtacattttatttatttattgtattttttatttttttattttttttattttcgactGTGGACTCTGTTACAATTCCAACCTTACCGAACCCCTTTTTACATGAAGCAAGAAGCCCCACTATATTTGTGGCCCAAATTGTTAAAAATAAAGTAGCACCAGTAATTTAACTCTAAATCAGatgatttttaaataatttttattatattgcgtaattttataatttaaatcatgttattgattttattttttcgtttGATAATAAAATTCGACCATGTATAATACACAATCCTTTTAAGAATTTTATTATACTCTTCACTCTTTTTATCAagttatataaagaaaaattcaaacttaaaacttctataccaaaaaaaatcatttaaacTACAACTTATTTGTTTACTATCAATAACATtatataatcaaaataatatattattttttattaatatataatcaataatatttaaaaatataaactacaAATATGGTAGTAAACTggttaatataaattaaaattagtaaattacgaatacttaatttttttattattattcactCGAGAAAtcccaaaaattaaaattctaaaaaatttagtcaaaataataataaaaataatattatataactaataaatattattattttttatcagtATTTAACtagtaataatttatatttatatttatcataattttatatacataaattgatataatttatatttgtattttaaaaaaatatattaataaaatttatttattataaataataataataataaatattaaaaattactaaTCCTCATAGTTTCTATAATAAGAATTAATAAATAAGCAAtataataaaagttaaaaatgtCGTTAATAGCGGGGGAGAGAGAGGGAGGTCCCACCAATGCGGAAGAGTTAGAGGAACATATTTCGAGCTGAGCTGCTTACTGCTTATAATCAACGTCAAATCCAATCCCATATTTCTGATTtctctcatttcttcttctctttataTTTAATAATCATTCTACTtgcttgctcttcttgttcttcttgtcgtttgatttttataattaattatgatgGGCAACCCAAGCGTACTTcttgtgctcttcttcttcttctttatcgCATTCAATCTCACTGTAGCTCATTCCCTTCCATTCATCGTCTTGCATggtaaatt
This window contains:
- the LOC130977007 gene encoding uncharacterized protein LOC130977007; protein product: MSFLGGMRFKELSTSQILSLITDRFYDQIVERDIKDFPGFHLAILDIFRTINAALPGKHYDVPSQDLVKDLFESWNAKANEKERKEVLSSFMKKNVKINKVDESMIITAIVAPPAAMVVKRTGQTLPQLKLMKSVPDVVFVPSFTVVALIAVKIARMLFMKKTIPPPPPKEEQPQEEHHRPSPTSRQVSTQPAADDKSHNNNNNNNNNKKCNWLLL
- the LOC130975784 gene encoding pentatricopeptide repeat-containing protein At2g44880 encodes the protein MSKQQRFLWTAAERKCLYILQRNTTTFSTLLQIHAFILRHSLHHNLNLLAKFITTCSSLAAATASLSRRHAIVHLARRFFDHTPHNRDEFLFNTMISTHFAIRQLVEPFALYRDFARTRGLGFEPGGYTFTAMVKGCTACSAKKEGVQVHGVVAKNGFFLDLYVATALVDMYVKFGVLGSARKVFDEMSERSVVSWTAVIAGYVRCGDMSEARKLFYEMPEKDSAAVNVMIDGYVKLGCMDLAKDLFEKMGDKNVISWTSMISGYCHNGDVESARLMFDLMPDKNLFTWNAMIGGYCWNKRPHEALRLFHEMQSSAVVEPNEVTLVSILPAIADLGALDLGGWVHKFAQRRNLDRYANVRTALIDMYAKCGEIKKAKLLFMGMPEKETSSWNALINGFAVNGCAKEALEAFAMMMHEGFEPNKITMIGVLSACSHCGLVEDGRKWFKAMEKFGLTPQIEHYGCMVDLLGRAGCLDEAEKLICTMPYDANEIILSSFLFACGYFNDVTRAERVLQEAVKSGKWCVGDYVMLRNLYATEQRWRDVEDVKQRMKKGGSYKEVACSVIEVDGGFREFIAGNNYLHSHVEDIQLTLVQLWGHMKTEMTY
- the LOC130974332 gene encoding uncharacterized protein LOC130974332 isoform X1 produces the protein MPPAPITNSHCVVSEEQGGLHDGKMSLDLVQNVNVNVKLGEAAPKEVQVLISKESVTIPTQNVNGKSEEAVPQEIQVVDSKENITMPMQNVNGKSEEAVPLEIQEEAVPLEIQVVDSKENIVIPTENVNGKHEETALQEVQAAVSKESVAIPVATSSVSEQTVVLHPGKRIEQTPMTIGNEEDIQVNIIGIGGMNSGKVVEDASEDCNDTELSSSSSFGDTGSCEEIDSSSGLSDDEMESPMGDDWGEPLLIRKKKVTSHWRSFIRPLMWRCKWLELQMRKLHSQEVKYQRELASYNYKKQLEFSKYAVDGFDVKSIPISTGIHRNKVMRRKKRKRAEESDLSSYVSNHNIFSYYENKDLPDGSCMEDLRCVSIRGNDDNIEESIFSDMWYSVDREDIDKSLDDIFQKIATVELQVQKLRTRIDNVVSENPGKFCSVTQLSMVGPSDGLKSLDRKVASFAGSENIFPVGVVHGSSQIKSELHVEDVLMPGNTSTREGITPFIETTNQPHVEGLQESGDDEVLIQDRAANEKLYDLVIARKRLGGKTKGQDEEQKSTSLAQVSEPDSATGNTVNNGKSALKACSTSKSSSPRNKRRKQKKSGSKSRSRR
- the LOC130974332 gene encoding uncharacterized protein LOC130974332 isoform X2, with translation MSLDLVQNVNVNVKLGEAAPKEVQVLISKESVTIPTQNVNGKSEEAVPQEIQVVDSKENITMPMQNVNGKSEEAVPLEIQEEAVPLEIQVVDSKENIVIPTENVNGKHEETALQEVQAAVSKESVAIPVATSSVSEQTVVLHPGKRIEQTPMTIGNEEDIQVNIIGIGGMNSGKVVEDASEDCNDTELSSSSSFGDTGSCEEIDSSSGLSDDEMESPMGDDWGEPLLIRKKKVTSHWRSFIRPLMWRCKWLELQMRKLHSQEVKYQRELASYNYKKQLEFSKYAVDGFDVKSIPISTGIHRNKVMRRKKRKRAEESDLSSYVSNHNIFSYYENKDLPDGSCMEDLRCVSIRGNDDNIEESIFSDMWYSVDREDIDKSLDDIFQKIATVELQVQKLRTRIDNVVSENPGKFCSVTQLSMVGPSDGLKSLDRKVASFAGSENIFPVGVVHGSSQIKSELHVEDVLMPGNTSTREGITPFIETTNQPHVEGLQESGDDEVLIQDRAANEKLYDLVIARKRLGGKTKGQDEEQKSTSLAQVSEPDSATGNTVNNGKSALKACSTSKSSSPRNKRRKQKKSGSKSRSRR